In one Oreochromis aureus strain Israel breed Guangdong linkage group 2, ZZ_aureus, whole genome shotgun sequence genomic region, the following are encoded:
- the mcts1 gene encoding malignant T-cell-amplified sequence 1, whose translation MFKKFDEKENVSNCIQLKTSVIKGIKNQLLEQFPDIEAWLNQIMPKKDPVKIVRCHEHIEILTVNGELLFFRQREGPFYPTLRLLHKYPFILPHQQVDKGAIKFVLSGANIMCPGLTSPGAKLYPAKADTVVAIMAEGKQHALCVGVMKMSTENIEKVNKGIGIENVHYLNDGLWHMKTYK comes from the exons ATGTTTAAAAA ATTtgatgaaaaggaaaatgtgtcCAACTGTATCCAGCTGAAGACATCAGTGATCAAAGGTATCAAAAATCAGCTGTTGGAACAGTTCCCTGACATCGAGGCATGGCTCAATCAGATAATGCCGAAGAAGGACCCTGTGAAGATAGTGAGATG CCATGAACACATTGAAATCCTGACAGTGAATGGAGAGCTGCTTTTCTTCAGACAGAGAGAAGGACCTTTCTACCCAACCCTCAGACTGTTACATAAAT ATCCTTTTATTCTTCCACACCAGCAAGTAGACAAGGGGGCCATTAAATTTGTCTTGAGTGGAGCCAACATCATGTGCCCCGGGTTGACATCGCCAGGTGCTAAACTCTACCCAGCTAAGGCTGACACAGTTGTC GCCATCATGGCAGAGGGGAAACAACATGCACTTTGTGTTGGCGTGATGAAGATGTCTACAGAGAACAT AGAAAAAGTCAACAAGGGAATCGGGATTGAAAACGTCCACTATCTGAACGATGGACTGTGGCACATGAAGACGTATAAATGA
- the lamp2 gene encoding lysosome-associated membrane glycoprotein 2, producing the protein MMSRCLFFFVFGIVFQLSHGIEFNVTKDGKLCLYADLKLTFKVTYEDLDNQTQTAVFALTDDADSTKSTCDPMHSILMLNFGAGHSFTMSFSKIGEGYEADVFSFTYNLGDPVHFPNSKSKDPSTAMGVLDIKNIGMDTCYSCKSEDLIESGDVNITLWDVLIQAFISDGNKSSEISSCPADKPVSSTTAGPNTTSLLYKSDQAFIIPAALKYNTTTLAPNTTTLAPNTTTLAPNTTTLAPNTTTTTVPTTTPVPTLPVPSTGNYSIRADENGTVCLLANFGLRIGTKGEEMNLDPNRANVSGSCAVNSSELILASKEMTIKFTFTNDTKKFRLHALSISVSTGSGNFSAENSSLNLWETSIGSSYMCNKEQTFNITDTLTIYTFSLHVQPFGVNKGVFSTAHECSVDDTSILVPIIVGAALAGLILIVVIAYVIGRRKTYVGYQTL; encoded by the exons ATGATGTCTcgctgccttttcttttttgtgtttggaaTCG tGTTCCAGCTATCACATGGCATTGAGTTCAATGTCACAAAAGATGGAAAGTTATGCCTCTATGCCGATCTGAAGCTCACATTCAAGGTCACCTATGAAGATCTTGACAACCAG ACTCAGacagctgtgtttgctttaacTGATGACGCCGATTCAACTAAAAGTACATGTGATCCCATGCACTCAATACTGATGCTTAATTTTGGAGCGGGTCACTCTTTTACtatgagcttctccaagattgGAGAAGGTTACGAGGCGGACGTATTCTCCTTTACCTACAATCTCGGCGACCCTGTCCACTTCCCTAACTCTAAATCAAAAG ACCCTTCTACAGCAATGGGGGTTCTTGACATTAAAAACATAGGCATGGACACCTGCTACTCGTGCAAAAGTGAAGACCTGATCGAAAGTGGTGATGTCAACATTACGCTGTGGGATGTGCTTATACAGGCTTTTATCAGTGATGGCAACAAGAGTTCTGAAA TAAGCTCCTGTCCTGCAGATAAACCCGTCTCAAGTACAACTGCTGGTCCAAATACCACTTCCCTACTCTACAAAAG TGACCAGGCTTTTATCA TTCCTGCAGCCCTCAAGTACAATACAACCACACTTGCCCCCAATACAACCACACTTGCCCCCAATACAACCACACTTGCCCCCAATACAACCACACTTGCCCCCAACACAACAACTACGACTGTCCCTACTACCACCCCGGTACCCACTCTCCCTGTACCCAGTACTGGGAACTACAGCATCAGGGCTGATGAAAATGGCACAGTCTGTCTGCTGGCCAACTTTGGTCTGCGCATTGGTACTAAGGGCGAG GAAATGAATTTGGATCCCAATAGGGCCAATGTCTCTGGATCATGTGCCGTCAACAGCAGTGAGCTTATTTTGGCATCTAAAGAAATGACTATCAAGTTTACCTTTACCAAT GACACAAAGAAATTCCGCCTGCATGCCCTGAGCATCAGTGTCAGCACGGGCTCTG GTAATTTTTCTGCAGAGAACTCCAGCCTCAATCTGTGGGAGACCTCCATCGGCAGCTCCTACATGTGTAACAAGGAGCAGACCTTCAACATCACCGACACACTCACCATCTACACCTTCAGCCTGCATGTGCAGCCCTTTGGAGTGAACAAAGGTGTTTTCAGTACAG CCCATGAATGTTCAGTGGACGACACCAGCATCTTAGTCCCAATCATTGTTGGCGCTGCTCTGGCTGGCTTGATTCTCATTGTAGTGATTGCTTACGTGATTGGTCGAAGAAAGACTTACGTTGGATATCAGACTCTTTAA
- the cul4b gene encoding cullin-4B translates to MFPTGLSSPNPPPPPTQEARPAATDVKTDSGNITSSKKRKINGSEREDTSDTISSSPPKTLNSSSSSSSSCSPTPLHIQKKLRFEDSVDFIGLDVKMAEEAAAAAASCSNNKSKAMFLPGGVGHHANGLTKTAGSTTFSNSKPGAAKKLVIKNFREKPKLPENYTQETWQKLKEAVEAIQNSTSIKYNLEELYQAVENLCFHKISAKLYKQLRAVCEDHIKAQIDQFREDALDSVLFLKKIDKCWQDHCRQMIMIRSIFLFLDRTYVLQNSMLPSIWDMGLELFRFYIISDLKVQSKTIDGILLLIERERNGEAIDRSLLRSLLSMLSDLQIYQESFEQRFLEETNRLYAAEGQRLMQEREVPEYLHHVNKRLEEEADRVITYLDQSTQKSLIAAVEKQLLGEHLTATLQKGLTNLLDENRIQDLSLLYQLFSRVRGGVQVLLQHWIEYIKAFGSTIVINPEKDKTMVQELLDFKDKVDLIIDVCFMKNEKFVNAMKEAFETFINKRPNKPAELIAKHVDSKLRAGNKEATDEELEKMLDKIMIIFRFIYGKDVFEAFYKKDLAKRLLVGKSASVDAEKSMLSKLKHECGAAFTSKLEGMFKDMELSKDIMVQFKQYMQCQNIPGNIELTVNILTMGYWPTYVPMEVHLPPEMVRLQEIFKTFYLGKHSGRKLQWQSTLGHCVLKAEFKEGKKELQVSLFQTLVLLMFNEGEEFTLEEIKVATGIEDSELRRTLQSLACGKARVLTKIPKSKDVEDGDKFSCNDDFKHKLFRIKINQIQMKETVEEQASTTERVFQDRQYQIDAAIVRIMKMRKTLTHNLLMSEVYSQLKFPVKPADLKKRIESLIDRDYMERDKENSNQYNYVA, encoded by the exons ATGTTTCCAACAGGTTTATCTTCCCCTAATCCCCCACCACCGCCAACCCAGGAGGCTAGACCCGCGGCTACTGATGTCAAAACCGACAGCGGTAACATCACATCTTcgaaaaagaggaaaataaacgGCTCCGAGAGGGAAGACACTAGTGACACGATCTCCTCTTCGCCTCCAAAGACCCTgaattcctcctcctcctcctcttcctcttgctCTCCCACTCCGCTGCACATTCAGAAGAAGTTGAGGTTTGAGGATTCAGTGGATTTTATTGGACTCGATGTGAAAATGGctgaggaggctgctgctgctgctgcttcgtGCTccaataacaaaagcaaagccaTGTTCCTGCCCGGCGGCGTGGGGCACCACGCAAACGGACTGACGAAAACTGCAGGATCCACCACCTTCTCCAACAGTAAACCCGGTGCTGCCAAGAAACTAGTCATCAAGAACTTCAGAG AAAAGCCCAAATTGCCCGAGAACTACACGCAGGAGACCTGGCAGAAGCTGAAGGAGGCGGTGGAGGCCATACAGAACAGCACGTCAATCAAATACAATCTAGAGGAGCTCTACCAG GCTGTGGAAAACCTCTGCTTCCATAAGATCTCTGCCAAGTTGTACAAACAGCTGAGGGCCGTGTGTGAAGACCACATCAAGGCACAAATTGATCAGTTCAGAGA GGATGCCCTGGACAGCGTGCTTTTCCTGAAGAAAATTGACAAGTGCTGGCAAGATCACTGCAGACAAATG ATCATGATTAGGAGTATATTCCTGTTTTTGGATCGCACCTACGTTTTACAGAATTCCATGCTGCCATCAATTTG GGACATGGGTCTGGAGCTGTTCCGGTTCTACATCATCAGCGATCTGAAGGTTCAGAGCAAAACCATCGACGGGATTCTGCTGCTCATTGAGAGGGAGCGAAACGGAGAGGCGATAGACCGCAGTCTGCTGAGGAGCCTGCTGAGCATGCTCTCTGACCTTCAG ATTTATCAAGAGTCCTTTGAGCAACGCTTTCTGGAGGAAACTAATCGACTGTACGCTGCAGAGGGACAGAGGCTGATGCAAGAGAGAGAG gtTCCAGAATATCTCCATCATGTTAACAAGCgcttggaggaggaggctgacAGAGTAATCACGTACCTAGACCAGAGCACACA AAAATCGCTCATCGCTGCTGTGGAGAAGCAGCTGCTTGGTGAACATCTCACGGCAACTCTGCAAAAAG GCCTGACCAACCTGCTGGATGAGAACAGAATTCAGGATCTGTCTCTCCTCTATCAGCTCTTCAGTCGAGTGCGTGGTGGTGTTCAGGTGCTCCTGCAGCACTGGATAGAATACATAAAG GCTTTTGGAAGCACAATCGTAATCAATCCGGAAAAAGACAAAACCATGGTGCAGGAGTTGCTGGACTTTAAAGATAAAGTGGATCTCATCATCGACGTGTGTTTCATGAAGAATGAGAAATTTGTTAATGCCATGAAGGAAGCTTTTGAAACATTCATCAACAAACGGCCAAATAAACCTGCTGAGCTCATAG CAAAACATGTGGATTCAAAGCTGAGGGCAGGAAACAAAGAGGCCACGGATgaagagctggagaagatgCTGGATAAGATCATGATTATCTTTAGATTCATCTATG GAAAAGATGTTTTCGAGGCGTTTTACAAAAAGGACCTGGCTAAGAGGTTGCTGGTTGGAAAAAGTGCCTCTGTTGATGCTGAAAAATCAATGCTGTCAAAGCTTAAACACG aatGTGGAGCAGCGTTCACCAGCAAGTTGGAGGGGATGTTCAAGGACATGGAGCTTTCTAAGGACATCATGGTGCAGTTCAAACAG TATATGCAGTGCCAAAACATTCCCGGCAATATCGAGCTGACAGTGAATATCCTCACTATGGGCTACTGGCCAACGTACGTCCCTATGGAAGTGCACCTGCCACCTGAG ATGGTGCGACTGCAGGAGATCTTCAAGACTTTCTACCTGGGCAAACACAGTGGCAGGAAGCTGCAGTGGCAGTCGACGTTAGGCCACTGTGTCTTAAAAGCTGAATTTAAAGAG GGCAAGAAGGAGCTGCAGGTGTCACTTTTCCAAACCCTTGTCTTACTGATGTTTAATGAGGGAGAGGAGTTCACCCTGGAAGAGATCAAAGTGGCAACAGGAATAG AGGACAGTGAACTACGGCGGACTCTTCAGTCACTTGCATGTGGTAAAGCACGTGTCCTCACCAAAATCCCAAAAAGCAAAGATGTGGAAGATGGGGACAAGTTTTCCTGCAATGATGACTTCAAACACAAGCTCTTCAGGATCAAAATAAACCAGATCCAGATGAAAGAAACA GTGGAGGAGCAAGCCAGCACCACAGAAAGAGTCTTTCAGGATCGTCAGTACCAGATCGATGCTGCCATTGTGCGGATCATGAAGATGAGGAAGACTCTGACCCATAATCTTTTGATGTCTGAAGTGTACAGTCAGCTGAAGTTTCCCGTCAAG CCTGCTGACTTGAAAAAGAGAATAGAGTCTCTAATTGACAGGGACTACATGGAGCGTGACAAGGAGAACTCCAACCAGTACAACTATGTGGCTTAG